In one window of Streptomyces zhihengii DNA:
- a CDS encoding amidohydrolase family protein, with product MIMRIRGVVLPERQERTFWIDGERLRTAPPAGTASKRVETVVDGGWLLPGLVDVHTHPGAESPDDTFDEVLLRRHLSEHRDAGVLLVRTPGTAARMPAWVDSDTELPRVRSAGRWLATPGRFFPGAGRDIAERDLAGAAVEEATASSGWCKVIGDWRWDEPAVPLDVLKATVEAVHAAGGRVAVHCQTGEGSRNAVLAGADSLEHGMHLDPDLLDLMAAQGTAYIPTLSAFAGNADVWRGRESSAKRSNWLLGWQGMIDNVRLAHEAGVTVLAGTDTFPCGTVATEAQWLLRAGLPAEEALGAASWTARHWLGLPGLTDGAPADLVAYDHDPVTEPGVLARPTRVILRGRVMR from the coding sequence ATGATCATGCGTATACGCGGTGTCGTTCTGCCTGAGCGCCAGGAGCGCACGTTCTGGATCGACGGGGAAAGATTGCGGACCGCGCCTCCGGCGGGCACGGCGTCGAAGCGTGTCGAGACCGTGGTGGACGGCGGTTGGCTGCTGCCGGGCCTGGTCGATGTCCACACGCATCCCGGAGCGGAGAGTCCGGACGACACCTTCGACGAGGTGTTGCTGCGGCGGCACTTGTCGGAGCACCGGGACGCGGGTGTGCTGCTGGTGCGGACACCGGGGACCGCGGCACGGATGCCCGCCTGGGTGGACTCGGATACAGAATTGCCGCGCGTCCGCTCGGCAGGGCGCTGGTTGGCGACGCCGGGCCGGTTCTTTCCCGGCGCCGGACGGGACATTGCCGAGCGCGACCTGGCGGGGGCAGCGGTAGAGGAGGCCACGGCATCGTCGGGCTGGTGCAAGGTCATCGGTGACTGGCGGTGGGACGAGCCTGCGGTGCCTCTGGATGTCCTGAAGGCGACCGTGGAAGCGGTGCACGCTGCCGGGGGACGCGTCGCCGTGCACTGCCAGACCGGCGAAGGCTCACGCAACGCCGTCCTGGCCGGAGCGGACAGTCTCGAACACGGGATGCACCTCGATCCGGACCTCCTGGACCTGATGGCCGCACAAGGCACCGCATACATACCGACTCTCTCCGCGTTCGCCGGGAATGCGGACGTATGGCGGGGCCGTGAATCCAGCGCGAAGCGCTCGAACTGGCTTCTTGGCTGGCAGGGCATGATCGACAATGTGCGCCTGGCGCACGAAGCCGGTGTCACAGTCCTCGCGGGGACGGACACCTTCCCGTGCGGCACCGTTGCCACGGAGGCGCAATGGCTGCTCCGTGCCGGCCTGCCGGCCGAAGAAGCGCTCGGGGCCGCTTCATGGACGGCACGGCACTGGCTGGGACTGCCGGGCCTGACCGACGGAGCGCCCGCCGACCTCGTCGCATATGACCACGACCCCGTCACGGAACCGGGAGTTCTCGCGCGACCCACGCGCGTGATCCTGCGGGGCCGTGTCATGCGCTGA
- a CDS encoding AlbA family DNA-binding domain-containing protein: MSSIYLSSDNPRWTPKTEADLEAAVTGGLLEESHHLDLKRAPHSKGDNKELARDLSSFAVDGGTLIIGVQENKESRTFELAPQSLNGLAEKIEQVARTIPDPPLTILTEEISAAANDGTGYLVVHIPASPVAPHMVDNRYFGRGDKTKYQMGDAQVVALHAKRRSAEADTLLLLQKQMEEDPLRDVGVQSHLFLVAQPTAGRRDMCLQITGAQDWNLRMATLIKRVQESQALRSVLAGRGFSPDLGDAHQGHRRARGVARSSSGLGPDRTHIPEGRWGDEDVIELQLFEDGGLKLLMTRLSDNLSKPHTATDDTEQVIFDSAAVVLTRQVLELLRLISEDVGYHGNWAMAIGANRLRGRRRYSGQSVFPSSQRYSEDTYEETTGVTLAELREAQGTVTRRLLGPLLRSLDSQEVFTEALTDKE; this comes from the coding sequence GTGTCATCGATCTACCTCTCCTCCGACAATCCCCGGTGGACACCGAAGACTGAGGCCGACCTGGAGGCCGCCGTCACCGGCGGCCTCCTCGAGGAAAGCCATCACCTGGACCTGAAAAGGGCCCCGCACAGCAAGGGCGACAACAAGGAACTGGCGCGAGATCTGTCCTCGTTCGCCGTCGACGGCGGAACACTGATCATTGGCGTGCAGGAGAACAAGGAGAGCCGCACCTTCGAACTCGCCCCCCAGTCTCTGAACGGGCTGGCGGAAAAGATCGAGCAGGTGGCACGGACGATCCCCGACCCACCGCTGACCATCCTCACCGAGGAGATCAGCGCTGCGGCCAACGACGGGACCGGCTACCTCGTCGTACACATCCCGGCCAGCCCCGTCGCGCCGCACATGGTGGACAACCGGTACTTCGGCCGCGGTGACAAGACGAAATACCAGATGGGTGACGCCCAGGTCGTCGCACTGCACGCGAAGCGGCGGAGCGCCGAAGCGGACACGCTCCTCCTTCTGCAGAAGCAGATGGAAGAAGACCCACTGCGCGACGTCGGCGTCCAGTCCCACTTGTTTCTCGTTGCGCAGCCCACGGCCGGCCGCCGGGACATGTGCCTGCAGATCACCGGTGCTCAGGACTGGAACCTGCGCATGGCTACGCTGATCAAACGCGTCCAAGAGTCTCAAGCTCTGCGATCGGTACTCGCCGGGCGGGGATTCAGTCCTGATCTAGGCGACGCCCATCAAGGGCACCGGCGAGCTAGGGGAGTGGCTCGCAGCTCCTCAGGTCTCGGACCCGACCGTACACACATCCCTGAAGGGCGCTGGGGCGATGAAGACGTCATCGAACTCCAGCTCTTCGAGGACGGCGGCCTGAAACTGCTCATGACCCGTCTCTCTGACAATCTGTCCAAGCCGCACACCGCCACAGATGACACGGAACAGGTCATCTTCGACTCCGCAGCCGTTGTCCTTACCCGGCAGGTACTGGAACTTCTGCGCCTGATCTCCGAAGACGTCGGATACCACGGCAACTGGGCGATGGCGATCGGAGCCAACCGGCTCCGCGGTCGGCGCAGGTACTCCGGTCAGTCGGTCTTTCCGAGCAGTCAGAGATACAGCGAAGACACGTACGAGGAGACCACCGGCGTCACACTGGCCGAACTCCGTGAAGCACAAGGGACGGTCACCAGGCGCCTACTCGGTCCGTTGCTGCGCTCCCTGGACTCCCAAGAAGTGTTCACTGAGGCGTTGACCGACAAGGAATGA
- a CDS encoding UvrD-helicase domain-containing protein yields the protein MNLIDPRRAQAEQRQQQAVHASAPLFLRACPGAGKTRVLVDRHCLTPPGPRRAGRALLSFTNVASDELRDRCSGNRPDLTAFPHFIGTFDSFLWRYLVRPFLPATPPWQHVLSWDHVPAAVVGPRKVPLSSFRFSYDPATRQTAVQWPAAARSLVRSQLSEADYLRLAQRRRDDLWQRRGYMTGHEVRIAALDHVRNPSVTHLLRHRFIEIVVDEAQDCSELDLTILEQLHRAGLPLVVVADTDQGIYEWNDARPQDLHSFTLHLPTRLELNGNWRSSPSVCQLAATLRPTSRSIPDDPVGDHHEAAIPLLLLPYGHHGRKASGLLDASDAGEAFVGYAAREDIAPADCLAMAYRNDAVPKARSRPAPNHPKGTDAKALAWAAAVFTTAEAPATARKHALAIASTLLDDYWHPDTEETLADSLAAHGIAPALMRRRAGKFLTALPPVDATPARDWRSAARSVLRAQFPPSTNRPAPPKILSLAAKELDQPIGSLVGMPQADSDSTPAAGMRSSTVHQAKGSEADAVLIHLPKPQSVTELLQAWADPLTHTENNELLRTYYVAITRARHMVALTYPLSKHREVTTHLETMKIDYREETAHHLV from the coding sequence ATGAACCTGATCGACCCGCGCCGCGCACAAGCCGAGCAGCGCCAGCAGCAGGCCGTCCACGCCTCGGCACCACTATTTCTCCGCGCCTGCCCCGGCGCCGGCAAGACCCGCGTCCTCGTCGACCGGCACTGCCTGACCCCGCCCGGCCCTCGCCGGGCGGGCAGAGCCTTGCTGTCCTTTACCAACGTCGCGTCCGACGAACTCCGCGACCGCTGCTCCGGCAACCGGCCTGACCTGACGGCCTTTCCACACTTCATCGGCACCTTCGACAGCTTCCTGTGGCGCTACCTGGTGCGCCCCTTCCTGCCCGCCACCCCGCCCTGGCAGCACGTCCTGTCCTGGGACCACGTCCCGGCCGCCGTCGTCGGCCCGCGCAAGGTACCGCTGTCGTCCTTCCGCTTCAGCTACGACCCCGCCACCCGGCAGACCGCAGTGCAGTGGCCCGCCGCAGCCAGGTCCCTGGTCAGGTCACAACTGTCCGAAGCGGACTACCTCCGGCTCGCCCAGCGGCGGCGCGACGACCTGTGGCAGCGCCGCGGCTATATGACCGGCCACGAGGTCCGCATCGCCGCCCTCGACCACGTCAGAAACCCGTCCGTCACCCACCTGCTGCGCCACCGCTTCATCGAGATCGTCGTCGACGAAGCCCAGGACTGCTCCGAACTCGACCTCACCATCCTCGAGCAGCTGCACCGAGCAGGCCTGCCCCTGGTCGTCGTCGCCGATACCGACCAGGGCATCTACGAATGGAACGACGCACGACCGCAGGACCTGCACTCCTTCACCCTGCATCTGCCCACCCGCCTGGAGCTGAACGGCAACTGGCGCAGCAGCCCATCAGTGTGCCAACTTGCAGCCACCCTTCGCCCCACATCCCGCAGCATCCCCGACGACCCGGTAGGCGACCACCACGAGGCAGCCATCCCCCTGCTGCTCCTGCCCTACGGCCACCACGGGAGAAAAGCCTCGGGGCTGCTCGACGCCAGCGACGCCGGCGAGGCATTCGTCGGCTATGCCGCGCGCGAGGACATCGCCCCAGCAGACTGCCTGGCCATGGCCTACCGCAACGACGCCGTCCCCAAGGCGCGTTCCCGCCCCGCACCGAACCACCCCAAGGGCACCGACGCCAAGGCACTGGCATGGGCCGCAGCAGTCTTCACAACCGCCGAGGCCCCCGCAACCGCACGCAAGCACGCGCTGGCCATCGCCAGCACACTGCTCGACGACTATTGGCACCCCGACACCGAAGAGACCCTCGCCGACAGCCTGGCCGCCCATGGCATTGCCCCGGCCCTCATGCGACGCCGGGCAGGAAAATTCCTGACCGCGCTGCCCCCGGTTGACGCCACACCGGCCCGTGACTGGCGCAGCGCCGCCCGCTCGGTCCTCAGAGCACAGTTCCCACCCTCGACAAACCGCCCGGCGCCCCCAAAGATCCTGTCGCTGGCAGCCAAGGAACTGGACCAGCCCATCGGATCACTGGTCGGCATGCCCCAGGCCGACAGCGACAGCACGCCCGCTGCAGGCATGCGCAGCTCCACTGTCCACCAGGCCAAGGGAAGCGAAGCCGACGCGGTCCTCATCCACCTACCCAAGCCCCAGAGCGTCACCGAACTGCTGCAGGCATGGGCCGACCCACTGACCCACACGGAGAACAACGAACTGCTGAGGACCTACTACGTCGCCATCACCCGGGCACGCCACATGGTGGCGCTGACCTACCCGCTCTCGAAGCACCGTGAGGTCACCACCCACCTGGAGACGATGAAGATCGACTACCGGGAGGAGACCGCGCACCACCTTGTCTGA
- a CDS encoding ATP-dependent nuclease encodes MGEKLHLGKVEARGFKSLLDIDVPLRQGVTVIVGENNAGKSNFIDALRLLTDPLDGRRNRWWEPDDVHPWADGGAQLTAVYAGLEDVEAATHLQARVPASEEPDLQRGNHARYSVVFARPAEGERAPRPVWSAGRLLDDPEPEARRAVRHVYLPPMRNAQQELASSSGNRLRLILAAELGGEKAIKAFEEEQAKHFRYLEQHDKIKAVRGRINDPLNLLTAGAHPQHMGLSFADPTLVSIARALRTRMSDEGLDVEDIARSGLGYANLLYIATVLAELEAARGADLTLFLVEEPEAHLHPQLQNLLLEHLKSRALQSQTFEPEAEGAPLGRIQVVITTHSPVLAAATTVKDLVILKRRRTPAPEAKTVKDAVADVAVPAPQPTVPEAEPQPPEAAAFAFTTAAVPVAAIPFTRHEPAKLDRYLDITKSAMLFGTRVILVEGLAEALLMPAFARLVLDAIPDERARTRAKAVFRGSCIVAVDGVDFTPYLRALLAGVSGVRIADRVVVITDQDPTKKTTEPDDEAAEPPLPDTAAEDRTETTETGFNRAAFLTKHLQDWDVPEDCFRISESRPTLEPELMRPENRALLKDVFLDLRPKSAHRWKPVDDATTPDEQAAAFGTLFTDGSNKLPKGDYAYRLAERLATRPDNFRVPEHLATAIRWIADVEGGRR; translated from the coding sequence GTGGGGGAGAAGTTGCATCTGGGGAAAGTTGAAGCCAGGGGCTTCAAGTCGCTGCTAGATATCGACGTTCCGCTGCGTCAGGGTGTCACGGTCATTGTGGGGGAGAACAACGCCGGCAAGTCGAACTTCATTGACGCGCTGCGACTGCTGACCGATCCGCTCGACGGGCGGCGCAACCGCTGGTGGGAACCAGACGACGTCCATCCCTGGGCGGATGGCGGCGCGCAACTGACCGCGGTCTACGCGGGGCTGGAGGACGTCGAGGCAGCCACTCATCTGCAGGCACGCGTTCCCGCGAGCGAGGAGCCAGACCTGCAAAGGGGGAACCATGCCCGCTACTCGGTCGTCTTCGCCCGCCCGGCCGAAGGCGAACGCGCCCCGCGCCCGGTCTGGTCGGCGGGACGGCTGCTGGACGACCCGGAGCCCGAGGCACGCCGCGCGGTCCGCCACGTGTATCTGCCGCCGATGCGCAATGCCCAGCAGGAGCTGGCCTCCAGCTCGGGCAACCGACTGCGGCTGATCCTCGCCGCCGAACTCGGCGGCGAGAAGGCGATCAAGGCGTTCGAGGAGGAGCAGGCCAAGCACTTCCGCTACCTGGAGCAACACGACAAGATCAAGGCTGTCCGAGGCAGGATCAACGATCCGCTGAACCTACTCACCGCTGGCGCGCACCCCCAGCACATGGGGCTGTCGTTCGCCGACCCGACCTTGGTGTCCATCGCCCGGGCGCTGCGGACCCGCATGAGCGACGAGGGCCTGGACGTCGAGGACATCGCCCGCTCCGGACTGGGGTACGCCAACCTCCTTTACATCGCCACCGTCCTGGCCGAACTGGAAGCCGCCCGCGGGGCCGACCTAACGCTGTTCCTGGTCGAGGAACCAGAGGCCCACCTGCATCCGCAGCTGCAGAACCTGCTGCTGGAGCACCTCAAGAGCCGGGCGCTTCAATCCCAGACGTTCGAGCCGGAGGCCGAGGGCGCGCCGCTGGGCCGCATCCAGGTGGTCATCACCACGCACTCGCCGGTGCTGGCCGCCGCCACCACCGTGAAAGACCTGGTGATCCTCAAACGGCGCCGGACCCCGGCCCCTGAGGCCAAGACGGTCAAGGACGCGGTGGCGGACGTCGCCGTCCCCGCGCCACAGCCCACCGTTCCGGAGGCGGAGCCGCAGCCGCCCGAGGCGGCGGCCTTCGCCTTCACCACGGCCGCGGTGCCTGTCGCGGCCATTCCCTTCACCCGGCACGAGCCCGCCAAACTCGACCGCTACCTGGACATCACCAAGAGCGCCATGCTCTTTGGGACCCGCGTCATCCTCGTCGAGGGACTGGCCGAAGCATTGCTGATGCCGGCCTTCGCCCGTCTGGTCCTGGACGCCATCCCGGACGAGCGGGCCCGCACCCGCGCCAAGGCGGTCTTCAGAGGCAGCTGCATCGTGGCCGTCGACGGCGTCGACTTCACCCCCTACCTGCGGGCCCTGCTCGCTGGCGTGAGCGGGGTACGCATCGCCGACCGGGTGGTCGTCATCACCGACCAGGACCCCACGAAAAAGACGACAGAGCCGGACGACGAGGCCGCCGAGCCACCCCTCCCGGACACGGCCGCAGAGGACCGGACCGAAACCACAGAGACTGGCTTCAACCGTGCTGCCTTCCTGACCAAGCACCTGCAGGACTGGGACGTGCCCGAGGACTGCTTCCGCATCTCCGAGAGCAGACCCACCCTCGAGCCCGAACTCATGCGGCCCGAGAACCGGGCATTGCTCAAGGACGTCTTCCTCGACCTGCGCCCCAAGTCGGCACACCGCTGGAAGCCAGTCGACGACGCGACTACGCCAGACGAACAAGCGGCCGCCTTCGGCACCCTGTTCACCGACGGCAGCAACAAACTCCCCAAGGGCGACTACGCCTACCGTCTCGCGGAGCGCTTGGCCACCCGGCCCGACAATTTCCGCGTACCCGAGCACCTGGCCACCGCGATCCGGTGGATCGCAGATGTGGAGGGCGGCCGCCGATGA
- a CDS encoding sigma-70 family RNA polymerase sigma factor, whose translation MLPAPGPASGPAPVRPGRKLGPIAPTVGSTHAAWLEPTRDRYLASGYTLADLSHHVVLAKSKLSELLRGVGHYPRWEVMHRVASVLDIPNWPLYRLWQQAALDVGKSSDWIDRSGEGGPAVTTAGPGLPPLAHDALRATVEDGYFRYSSVFLTGNARDQAVEDTFAILWLSFDEALASPDIRRYAWNLLRATVKARAAHRDDRPLLAQGAFDTLALLKETDSEARTDQLAESIELFLAIGRLPDNHMDVMVLRHLCGFRIRETSELLGVPIAAVRSDERHARRFITETTELHLTEGPTP comes from the coding sequence ATGCTCCCCGCACCGGGGCCGGCCTCCGGGCCGGCCCCGGTCCGTCCCGGCCGCAAGCTCGGACCCATCGCCCCCACCGTCGGTTCCACCCACGCCGCGTGGCTGGAGCCGACCCGCGACCGCTACCTCGCCAGCGGCTACACCCTGGCCGACCTCAGCCACCACGTCGTCCTCGCCAAGTCGAAGCTCTCCGAGCTCCTGCGCGGAGTGGGGCACTATCCGCGCTGGGAGGTCATGCACCGCGTCGCTTCCGTCCTGGACATCCCCAACTGGCCTCTGTACCGGCTGTGGCAACAGGCCGCTCTGGACGTGGGCAAGAGCAGCGACTGGATCGACCGCTCCGGCGAAGGCGGACCCGCCGTCACCACCGCCGGCCCCGGCCTCCCGCCCCTGGCCCACGACGCCCTGCGCGCCACCGTCGAAGACGGCTACTTCCGCTACTCCAGCGTCTTCCTCACCGGCAACGCCCGAGACCAAGCGGTGGAAGACACCTTCGCGATCCTCTGGCTCAGCTTCGACGAGGCCCTCGCCAGCCCCGACATCCGCCGCTACGCCTGGAACCTCCTGCGCGCCACGGTCAAGGCCCGCGCCGCTCACCGCGACGACCGCCCGCTGCTCGCACAGGGCGCCTTCGACACCCTCGCCCTCCTCAAGGAGACCGACTCCGAAGCGCGCACGGACCAGCTGGCGGAGAGCATCGAGCTGTTTCTCGCGATCGGCAGGCTGCCCGACAACCACATGGACGTCATGGTGCTGCGGCACCTGTGCGGCTTCCGCATCCGGGAGACCTCCGAACTCCTCGGAGTACCGATCGCCGCCGTACGGTCCGACGAACGCCACGCCCGACGCTTCATCACCGAGACCACCGAGCTGCACCTGACCGAAGGACCCACCCCATGA
- a CDS encoding SMI1/KNR4 family protein: protein MPGERLDAESVRSWREQTDAALTSADAVLPPDTRLPAQHNAVMLATDDSRQATDALVDLTPIPSDLTTLYWVISEASLPDVDNEYFIHSPATVAEHFREYGPAPIDGESIALVFASDGGGHLFAIGDSGRVWKPTTASWFDDFEVAASSLQEFLEQLGRQIANQP from the coding sequence GTGCCTGGTGAGCGGCTTGATGCGGAGTCGGTCCGGTCCTGGCGGGAACAGACCGACGCGGCGCTGACGAGCGCTGATGCAGTCCTTCCTCCCGACACACGGCTTCCCGCCCAGCACAACGCCGTGATGCTCGCGACCGACGACAGCCGCCAGGCGACGGACGCGCTCGTGGACCTGACGCCGATCCCCTCCGACCTGACCACGCTCTACTGGGTGATCAGCGAGGCTTCCCTGCCCGACGTCGACAACGAGTACTTCATCCACTCACCAGCAACGGTGGCGGAACACTTCCGCGAGTACGGCCCCGCTCCGATCGACGGCGAATCGATCGCACTGGTCTTCGCCAGCGACGGCGGGGGCCATCTGTTCGCGATCGGGGACAGCGGACGAGTCTGGAAGCCCACCACGGCCTCCTGGTTTGACGACTTCGAGGTCGCCGCGTCCAGCTTGCAGGAGTTCCTCGAACAGCTCGGCCGACAGATCGCTAACCAGCCCTGA
- a CDS encoding helix-turn-helix transcriptional regulator has protein sequence MPDEPEHRSPALAELRRRLDEARARDRLDQGQLATRAGLSRGTVSKALSPRGDVPSVNTVTALARVLRLPVGELLELRRDAEEETSGRWGDPSGPGRPIGQWEPHDLEVHPAGPRTNTPGVGGVRALPAYVRRPHDQALADAVAAAAAGRSGIVVLVGTSSTGKTRACWQAVQPLAEKGWRLWHPFDPTRAEAALEDLHRVGPRTVVWLNEAQHYLGDREFGERIAAAVHHLLIDEQRGPVLVLGTLWPEYAHDYTALPAPVQGRSPQSGTGTAGRPHGECPRHVRHGGPGRRGGPGRPRRRPAGRRPHARPGRRPDHAGSGRGT, from the coding sequence ATGCCGGACGAGCCGGAACACCGCAGTCCCGCACTGGCCGAACTGCGCAGGCGACTCGATGAAGCACGGGCGCGCGACCGCCTGGACCAGGGGCAGCTCGCGACGCGAGCCGGTCTGAGCCGCGGGACGGTGTCGAAGGCGCTCTCACCCCGCGGGGACGTGCCGTCGGTGAACACGGTGACCGCCCTGGCCCGCGTGCTGCGGCTGCCGGTGGGCGAACTGCTGGAGCTGCGGCGGGACGCGGAGGAGGAGACATCGGGACGCTGGGGCGACCCGTCGGGGCCCGGTCGACCGATCGGGCAGTGGGAGCCGCACGACCTGGAAGTCCACCCCGCCGGACCCCGCACGAACACGCCGGGAGTCGGCGGAGTGCGGGCACTGCCCGCGTACGTGCGGCGCCCGCACGACCAGGCGCTGGCCGACGCGGTGGCGGCGGCCGCGGCGGGCCGCAGCGGGATCGTGGTCCTGGTGGGCACCTCCTCGACGGGCAAGACGAGGGCATGCTGGCAGGCCGTGCAGCCGCTCGCCGAGAAGGGGTGGCGGCTGTGGCACCCCTTCGACCCGACCCGCGCCGAAGCCGCACTGGAGGACCTGCACCGGGTCGGCCCGCGGACAGTGGTGTGGCTGAACGAGGCGCAGCACTACCTCGGCGACCGGGAGTTCGGCGAGCGGATCGCGGCGGCTGTGCACCACCTGCTGATCGACGAGCAGCGCGGCCCGGTCCTGGTCCTGGGCACGCTATGGCCCGAGTACGCCCACGACTACACCGCACTCCCCGCACCGGTACAAGGGCGATCCCCACAGTCGGGTACGGGAACTGCTGGCCGACCACACGGTGAGTGTCCCCGACACGTTCGACACGGGGGCCCTGGCCGCCGCGGAGGCCCTGGCCGACCGAGGCGACGCCCTGCTGGCCGACGCCCTCACGCGCGCCCGGGACGGCGGCCGGATCACGCAGGATCTGGCCGGGGCACCTGA
- a CDS encoding DUF4913 domain-containing protein, whose product MAGEPEFEVPVGLFQDVADRKATVAALTAQVKALTAAADQGGESTGPDAGDETAAGEEPAAEDEAEWQYPPFILLLDSPAYDNELRALIEWVEGALAPGYLAEPSADARWCHLWMEHTVAVARLHALWLAWQEGTDPTSCGYTGPSVWHRDHLDPCLRELRASTGPFAGCTRTEHQIDHRMPSTVPSAWRLAME is encoded by the coding sequence ATGGCCGGTGAGCCCGAGTTCGAGGTCCCGGTGGGCCTGTTCCAGGACGTGGCGGACCGCAAGGCCACGGTCGCCGCCCTCACCGCCCAGGTGAAGGCCCTCACGGCGGCCGCTGACCAGGGCGGCGAGAGCACCGGACCCGACGCCGGCGACGAGACTGCCGCCGGAGAGGAACCGGCCGCCGAGGACGAGGCGGAGTGGCAGTACCCGCCCTTCATCCTGCTGCTCGACAGCCCGGCGTACGACAACGAACTGCGGGCCCTGATCGAGTGGGTGGAAGGCGCCCTGGCCCCCGGCTACCTCGCGGAGCCGTCCGCCGACGCCCGCTGGTGCCACCTGTGGATGGAGCACACCGTTGCCGTCGCCCGCCTGCACGCCCTGTGGCTGGCCTGGCAGGAGGGCACCGACCCCACGTCCTGCGGCTACACCGGCCCCAGCGTCTGGCACCGCGACCACCTCGACCCCTGCCTGCGCGAGCTCCGCGCCTCCACCGGCCCGTTCGCGGGCTGCACCCGCACCGAGCACCAGATCGACCACCGGATGCCCAGCACCGTGCCGAGCGCCTGGCGCCTCGCGATGGAGTGA